From Sander lucioperca isolate FBNREF2018 chromosome 14, SLUC_FBN_1.2, whole genome shotgun sequence, the proteins below share one genomic window:
- the LOC116034840 gene encoding MAM domain-containing protein 2-like — protein sequence MQPGYLLLLYLIPLRVELLTQKAAMLAFYLLTFAATIQAHGQLLQGSCNFESNTCGYTSDADFTSWTLHQDGRFVALDTAVSDDQDETGSQREITGVLLSPALGQAEWSCLRLVYQITGSGILEVSQRMEGKSFDRPLWSSQEPSDSWVISSMDLQGNTEPYRVVIEGKPGRSAGSSVAIFEIHIIPGYCLDCDFEESHLCGYSNQWNANVNWYVGGGGTQILHNNIPNDHTYNNRTGHLMYVDSVYTKTFKEVAKLVSPMTTVPMSGCLSFQYQRSAERGSLFSVFTKDRLGQYQELWRAGVENQSDWRGTLEEWIPVQVDLKAPYSVQVVFEVSFNSPRGGRVAIDDISFSPEFCSTDTEPTFDPSIANCDFESGFCCYIQDQVMLSSWRRVSVMPNIFRNGDHTTGAGYFLLAHSQLSPRFGYVSRLIGPTLPGNMKYCLRFYFSLRGYNQTDQALAVYLQQGSSQEKIWTQGEKSRGIWISTDITFQPSQPARVVFVSTCRSFWDCGSVALDDISVSLGDCELTAGLLSPSLPGNCNFEAGLCSFTQDRQSDDADWEWRRGPTPTSYTGPRGDHTTGLGYYLHMEASPMLPGQSVRLLSRPLRGSRGPQCLRFYYHMYGSGTGQLSVHLHRDGEDALLWQLSGEQSIAWLRATVEYQSDSQHQIVFEATRGSSVRSDIAIDDIILEGGPCPEPEIKATVGTSNEIE from the exons ATGCAACCGGGATACCTACTTTTGCTCTACTTAATTCCTCTTAGGGTCGAGTTACTTACACAAAAAGCTGCAATGCTTGCATTCTACCTCTTGACTTTTGCTG CCACCATCCAGGCCCACGGCCAGCTATTGCAAGGCTCCTGCAACTTTGAGTCCAACACCTGCGGATACACGTCAGATGCAGACTTTACGAGCTGGACACTGCATCAAGATG GACGTTTTGTTGCATTGGACACAGCCGTGAGTGATGACCAGGATGAAACGGGGTCCCAGAGAGAGATCACAGGGGTCCTGCTGAGTCCGGCTCTGGGGCAGGCCGAGTGGAGCTGCCTGAGGCTGGTCTACCAGATCACCGGCTCGGGGATCCTGGAGGTCAGCCAGCGCATGGAGGGAAAGAGCTTTGACAGGCCGCTGTGGAGCAGCCAGGAGCCCTCTGACAGCTGGGTTATCTCAAGCATGGATCTGCAAGGCAATACTGAGCCTTATAGG GTTGTCATCGAAGGTAAACCTGGACGGAGCGCAGGGAGCAGTGTGGCCATCTTTGAGATCCACATCATCCCTGGATACTGCCTGG ATTGTGATTTTGAGGAGTCTCACCTTTGTGGATACAGTAATCAGTGGAACGCCAATGTAAACTGGTATGTGGGAGGAGGTGGGACCCAGATCCTTCACAACAACATACCCAATGACCACACGTACAATAACAGGACAG GTCACTTGATGTACGTGGACTCTGTCTACACCAAGACTTTCAAAGAAGTGGCCAAACTAGTGTCTCCCATGACAACGGTGCCAATGTCCGGCTGCCTGAGTTTTCAGTACCAGCGCAGCGCGGAGAGAGGGAGCCTATTCTCTGTTTTCACCAAGGACCGACTGGGTCAGTACCAGGAGCTGTGGAGGGCGGGGGTAGAAAACCAGAGCGATTGGCGTGGGACGCTCGAAGAATGGATACCTGTGCAGGTGGACCTGAAGGCACCGTACTCTGTACAG GTGGTCTTTGAAGTGTCCTTTAACAGTCCGAGAGGCGGACGTGTTGCAATTGATGACATTTCCTTTTCTCCAGAGTTTTGCAGCACAGACACTG AGCCGACCTTTGACCCCTCCATCGCCAACTGTGACTTTGAATCAGGTTTCTGCTGCTACATCCAGGACCAGGTGATGTTGTCGTCGTGGAGGAGAGTGTCTGTGATGCCCAACATATTTAGGAACGGGGACCACACCACAGGGGCAG GATATTTCCTGTTGGCTCACTCCCAGCTGAGCCCACGCTTTGGTTACGTTAGCCGCCTGATCGGTCCAACTCTGCCTGGGAACATGAAGTACTGCCTGAGATTCTACTTCTCCCTGAGGG GTTACAACCAGACGGACCAGGCTCTCGCTGTGTATCTGCAGCAGGGGAGCAGCCAGGAGAAGATCTGGACTCAGGGGGAGAAGTCCAGAGGGATCTGGATCAGCACGGACATCACCTTCCAACCATCCCAGCCTGCCAGG GTGGTTTTCGTCAGCACCTGCAGGAGCTTCTGGGACTGCGGCTCCGTGGCTCTGGACGACATCAGTGTGAGCCTCGGAGACTGTGAGCTGACAGCag GTCTGTTGTCGCCGTCTCTGCCAGGAAACTGTAACTTTGAAGCGGGCCTGTGCAGCTTCACTCAGGACAGGCAGAGTGATGATGCTGACTGGGAGTGGAGGAGAGGACCCACCCCGACCTCGTACACCGGGCCAAGAGGAGACCACACCACGGGACTCG GATACTACCTGCACATGGAGGCATCGCCCATGCTGCCTGGGCAGAGTGTCCGGCTGCTGTCCCGCCCCCTGAGGGGCTCCAGGGGGCCTCAGTGTCTGCGCTTCTACTACCACATGTACGGCTCCGGCACGGGTCAGCTCAGCGTTCACCTCCACAGGGACGGAGAGGATGCGTTGCTGTGGCAACTGAGCGGCGAGCAGAGCATCGCCTGGCTGAGGGCCACAGTGGAGTACCAGAGCGACAGCCAGCATCAG ATTGTGTTCGAGGCGACCCGAGGTTCATCAGTAAGGAGTGACATCGCCATCGATGACATTATCTTGGAAGGCGGACCTTGCCCAG AACCGGAGATCAAGGCCACCGTGGGAACCTCCAATGAGATAGAGTAG